One genomic window of Phoenix dactylifera cultivar Barhee BC4 chromosome 6, palm_55x_up_171113_PBpolish2nd_filt_p, whole genome shotgun sequence includes the following:
- the LOC120111113 gene encoding pectinesterase QRT1 isoform X1 has translation MDFFVFSLFVVACCRILSCQGTQLQYKDFISWDDFSAENYSGNFNFNDGAHSRVILVSQDGSGDSKTVQGAVNMVPDGNRERVKIFISPGVYREKVIVPITKPYISFIGNGSSETVISWHSRASDRDHNGQIIGTFYSASVAVESDYFCANGITFENTAQGAVPGAIGMQAVALRLSGDKAIVYRCRILGSQDTLFDHMGRHYFLECYVQGSIDFIFGNARSLYQGCTLHAVAMSYGAVAASQRNSPKDDSGFSFLDCRLDGSGILYLGRAWGRYARVVYSYCQLEGIIIPEGWSDWGDPSRTRTAWFGEFNCSGKGANLRKRVQWARSLNYDEARPFLDRNYIHGNQWLRL, from the exons atggacttCTTTGTTTTCAGTCTTTTTGTTGTGGCTTGTTGCAGGATCTTGAGTTGTCAGGGAACCCAGTTGCAGTACAAGGATTTCATTTCTTGGGATGACTTCAGTGCGGAGAATTACTCCGGGAACTTCAACTTTAACGACGGGGCTCACAGTCGGGTCATCTTGGTGTCGCAGGATGGGAGCGGAGATTCGAAGACGGTGCAGGGAGCGGTGAATATGGTTCCAGATGGTAATAGGGAGAGAGTGAAGATATTTATTTCTCCAGGAGTATATAG AGAGAAGGTGATCGTTCCCATAACGAAGCCTTATATTTCATTCATTGGGAACGGAAGCTCTGAAACTGTTATCTCGTGGCATTCCAGGGCATCTGATCGAGATCACAATGGCCAGATAATTGGGACCTTTTACTCTGCATCAGTTGCCGTGGAGTCCGATTACTTCTGCGCAAATGGAATTACTTTTGAG AACACAGCACAAGGTGCAGTGCCTGGTGCGATAGGAATGCAAGCGGTGGCGCTGAGACTGTCGGGCGACAAGGCCATTGTATACAGATGCAGGATCTTGGGATCTCAAGACACACTCTTCGATCACATGGGCAGGCATTATTTCTTGGAATGCTACGTCCAAGGATCCATTGATTTCATATTTGGAAATGCAAGATCTTTGTATCAG GGCTGCACACTTCATGCAGTTGCAATGAGCTATGGAGCAGTCGCAGCTTCTCAGAGGAATTCACCAAAGGATGATTCCGGGTTCTCTTTCCTGGACTGCAGGCTGGATGGCTCTGGGATTCTGTACTTAGGGAGAGCTTGGGGACGGTATGCAAGAGTGGTCTATTCTTACTGCCAACTGGAAGGCATCATCATCCCTGAAGGATGGAGTGACTGGGGAGATCCATCAAGGACAAG GACAGCATGGTTTGGAGAGTTCAATTGCAGTGGTAAGGGTGCCAATTTGAGAAAGAGGGTACAATGGGCAAGATCACTCAACTACGATGAAGCACGGCCTTTCCTAGATCGGAATTACATTCATGGCAATCAATGGCTTCGATTGTAG
- the LOC120111113 gene encoding pectinesterase QRT1 isoform X3, with protein sequence MDFFVFSLFVVACCRILSCQGTQLQYKDFISWDDFSAENYSGNFNFNDGAHSRVILVSQDGSGDSKTVQGAVNMVPDGNRERVKIFISPGVYREKVIVPITKPYISFIGNGSSETVISWHSRASDRDHNGQIIGTFYSASVAVESDYFCANGITFENTAQGAVPGAIGMQAVALRLSGDKAIVYRCRILGSQDTLFDHMGRHYFLECYVQGSIDFIFGNARSLYQGCTLHAVAMSYGAVAASQRNSPKDDSGFSFLDCRLDGSGILYLGRAWGRYARVVYSYCQLEGIIIPEGWSDWGDPSRTSMVWRVQLQW encoded by the exons atggacttCTTTGTTTTCAGTCTTTTTGTTGTGGCTTGTTGCAGGATCTTGAGTTGTCAGGGAACCCAGTTGCAGTACAAGGATTTCATTTCTTGGGATGACTTCAGTGCGGAGAATTACTCCGGGAACTTCAACTTTAACGACGGGGCTCACAGTCGGGTCATCTTGGTGTCGCAGGATGGGAGCGGAGATTCGAAGACGGTGCAGGGAGCGGTGAATATGGTTCCAGATGGTAATAGGGAGAGAGTGAAGATATTTATTTCTCCAGGAGTATATAG AGAGAAGGTGATCGTTCCCATAACGAAGCCTTATATTTCATTCATTGGGAACGGAAGCTCTGAAACTGTTATCTCGTGGCATTCCAGGGCATCTGATCGAGATCACAATGGCCAGATAATTGGGACCTTTTACTCTGCATCAGTTGCCGTGGAGTCCGATTACTTCTGCGCAAATGGAATTACTTTTGAG AACACAGCACAAGGTGCAGTGCCTGGTGCGATAGGAATGCAAGCGGTGGCGCTGAGACTGTCGGGCGACAAGGCCATTGTATACAGATGCAGGATCTTGGGATCTCAAGACACACTCTTCGATCACATGGGCAGGCATTATTTCTTGGAATGCTACGTCCAAGGATCCATTGATTTCATATTTGGAAATGCAAGATCTTTGTATCAG GGCTGCACACTTCATGCAGTTGCAATGAGCTATGGAGCAGTCGCAGCTTCTCAGAGGAATTCACCAAAGGATGATTCCGGGTTCTCTTTCCTGGACTGCAGGCTGGATGGCTCTGGGATTCTGTACTTAGGGAGAGCTTGGGGACGGTATGCAAGAGTGGTCTATTCTTACTGCCAACTGGAAGGCATCATCATCCCTGAAGGATGGAGTGACTGGGGAGATCCATCAAGGACAAG CATGGTTTGGAGAGTTCAATTGCAGTGGTAA
- the LOC120111113 gene encoding pectinesterase QRT1 isoform X2 → MDFFVFSLFVVACCRILSCQGTQLQYKDFISWDDFSAENYSGNFNFNDGAHSRVILVSQDGSGDSKTVQGAVNMVPDGNRERVKIFISPGVYRASDRDHNGQIIGTFYSASVAVESDYFCANGITFENTAQGAVPGAIGMQAVALRLSGDKAIVYRCRILGSQDTLFDHMGRHYFLECYVQGSIDFIFGNARSLYQGCTLHAVAMSYGAVAASQRNSPKDDSGFSFLDCRLDGSGILYLGRAWGRYARVVYSYCQLEGIIIPEGWSDWGDPSRTRTAWFGEFNCSGKGANLRKRVQWARSLNYDEARPFLDRNYIHGNQWLRL, encoded by the exons atggacttCTTTGTTTTCAGTCTTTTTGTTGTGGCTTGTTGCAGGATCTTGAGTTGTCAGGGAACCCAGTTGCAGTACAAGGATTTCATTTCTTGGGATGACTTCAGTGCGGAGAATTACTCCGGGAACTTCAACTTTAACGACGGGGCTCACAGTCGGGTCATCTTGGTGTCGCAGGATGGGAGCGGAGATTCGAAGACGGTGCAGGGAGCGGTGAATATGGTTCCAGATGGTAATAGGGAGAGAGTGAAGATATTTATTTCTCCAGGAGTATATAG GGCATCTGATCGAGATCACAATGGCCAGATAATTGGGACCTTTTACTCTGCATCAGTTGCCGTGGAGTCCGATTACTTCTGCGCAAATGGAATTACTTTTGAG AACACAGCACAAGGTGCAGTGCCTGGTGCGATAGGAATGCAAGCGGTGGCGCTGAGACTGTCGGGCGACAAGGCCATTGTATACAGATGCAGGATCTTGGGATCTCAAGACACACTCTTCGATCACATGGGCAGGCATTATTTCTTGGAATGCTACGTCCAAGGATCCATTGATTTCATATTTGGAAATGCAAGATCTTTGTATCAG GGCTGCACACTTCATGCAGTTGCAATGAGCTATGGAGCAGTCGCAGCTTCTCAGAGGAATTCACCAAAGGATGATTCCGGGTTCTCTTTCCTGGACTGCAGGCTGGATGGCTCTGGGATTCTGTACTTAGGGAGAGCTTGGGGACGGTATGCAAGAGTGGTCTATTCTTACTGCCAACTGGAAGGCATCATCATCCCTGAAGGATGGAGTGACTGGGGAGATCCATCAAGGACAAG GACAGCATGGTTTGGAGAGTTCAATTGCAGTGGTAAGGGTGCCAATTTGAGAAAGAGGGTACAATGGGCAAGATCACTCAACTACGATGAAGCACGGCCTTTCCTAGATCGGAATTACATTCATGGCAATCAATGGCTTCGATTGTAG